The Aedes aegypti strain LVP_AGWG chromosome 3, AaegL5.0 Primary Assembly, whole genome shotgun sequence genome contains a region encoding:
- the LOC5568999 gene encoding uncharacterized protein LOC5568999 isoform X1: MHPRNLCDGDEDFSHGQSVEPYDTYTEANIGHTSMDQINQGFTMNSTNPSRVSPPKSTIDSTPLQPAMDKNKESLKVKLLVRRSLNQLVEQGIMPSPKTSPAIYEQQRQLERAKTGDMLKAKIKQRPDRMELERRHILEHQEGNIDPSLAEKKRMLEKALLVDHLNSKISHRPGPLELIEKNILHAEEPIERIVKEGLVNYTSTDEAVSPAQTLRSPESMICIEDDSLSSEGETQNLQRVTPINVLLLTQPQSTTVSADPLIGTFSVGVGTPKVLETASSKDSTIFARPETCVKKEGTEPITFNIVECNKKSYPSSSVASAKSDLKEKSKKKNKNKVISKTRSIKFHEYKGPPNAQKHSSSAHNSGETNYQLIMKQQYLLEYLEEICKHPPATSGSSSMSFSVTSREKDASIAAQGGDAQKLPPDPATGTLNKLKVFQLKRYCKKYNLPVSGSKSSLIERLKPFLHLMEQTSDFEGKTETDISTNSNASTDSKPAEAIDEQVLKEQQKRIAELQMLLKKSQDELEHMKMIQLRTPQDFNTQPGSSGNLEQKIEPETSKVYKSEEINITSLHTDKMLSDMDIKITVRIDADSPDPTIKPKLEPTTILSVMDTPSSILNTNSPKQWKTDALLDSVVNEESMIQCNSVPHRTVSFPSNADTLDKLLGQVQPGIPNLNDNKEQGFKMPLGPNTQNDMLGNEDVDAKSITDEAMHTPLVLTDYNDVDLLDFHMQIDDTSDTYTIPKSMDSTFPSMDTKDPDDSSANINKMNYESEMITGSNNSIYDRDDDKSNAFNDFDGLHFVNSGSYNELFKLHHAGMNVAQSPAVNPNMPDSYLKLNHTNDINDNFTAIPANSALNCSFAQKHLDLSSSSNASSVKRCWMPNNAFYDVNKLKMIALENQQHCVQSNPNHSEIMNIAEMKHSDDRFSFEGQSKDTLLNSTCNSSTHTGHISPMDFDSLLSNINSPLSSQNCDRGVLDENQDKTLYDLQQNNLLDYFTDDYGMHNAIL, from the exons ACACTGAAGCGAACATAGGGCATACAAGTATGGACCAGATAAATCAGGGATTCACAATGAACAGTACGAATCCATCACGAGTTTCTCCTCCAAAATCTACGATAGACTCTACTCCGCTTCAGCCAGCAATGGACAAGAACAAGGAGT CCCTGAAAGTAAAACTGTTGGTTCGAAGATCTTTGAATCAGTTAGTGGAGCAAGGAATAATGCCAT CCCCGAAGACATCTCCCGCCATTTATGAGCAACAGCGACAACTTGAACGCGCCAAAACTGGAGACATGCTCAAGGCCAAGATCAAGCAAAGGCCTGACAGGATGGAACTGGAACGAAGGCATATTTTAGAGCATCAGGAAGGCAACATCGATCCCAGCCTTGCAGAGAAAAAGCGAATGTTGGAGAAAGCTCTCTTAGTGGATCATCTCAATTCCAAGATATCACATCGGCCTGGTCCACTCGAACTCatcgagaaaaatattttacacGCAGAAGAACCCATAGAAAGGATAGTCAAGGAAGGCTTAGTCAACTACACCTCTACCGATGAAGCAGTTTCACCAGCACAAACCCTACGAAGTCCGGAAAGTATGATATGCATTGAAGACGATTCATTGAGCTCGGAAGGTGAAACACAAAATTTGCAACGTGTCACACCAATCAATGTTCTGTTACTCACGCAACCACAAAGTACAACAGTTTCTGCCGATCCACTTATTGGTACATTCTCGGTTGGTGTCGGAACACCAAAGGTCTTGGAAACTGCAAGTTCTAAAGACAGCACCATCTTTGCGCGACCTGAAACCTGTGTCAAAAAGGAAGGTACTGAACCGATTACCTTCAATATAGTTGAATGCAATAAAAAATCCTATCCCAGCAGTAGTGTGGCATCGGCAAAAAGTGACTTAAAAGAGAAAAGCAAAAAGAAGAACAAAAATAAGGTAATATCCAAGACCAGGTCAATCAAGTTTCATGAATACAAAGGTCCTCCTAATGCTCAAAAACACAGTTCTTCGGCGCATAACAGCGGTGAAACCAATTATCAGCTGATAATGAAACAACAGTATCTACTAGAGTACTTGGAAGAAATTTGCAAGCATCCTCCAGCAACTTCGGGCAGCTCAAGTATGTCCTTTTCAGTAACATCGAGGGAAAAAGATGCTAGTATTGCGGCACAGGGAGGCGATGCTCAGAAACTGCCACCGGATCCAGCGACAGGAACTTTGAATAAGCTTAAAGTTTTCCAGCTGAAGAGGTATTGCAAGAAATATAATCTTCCGGTATCGGGTTCAAAATCAAGCCTTATCGAAAGATTGAAACCTTTCTTGCACTTGATGGAACAGACATCTGATTTTGAAGGCAAGACTGAGACAGATATATCGACGAATAGCAATGCTTCCACTGATTCGAAACCAGCGGAAGCTATCGATGAGCAAGTGCTTAAGGAACAGCAAAAACGAATTGCTGAACTGCAGATGCTTTTGAAGAAAAGTCAAGACGAGCTGGAACACATGAAGATGATACAATTACGTACGCCTCAAGATTTTAACACCCAACCAGGAAGCTCGGGCAATCTTGAGCAAAAAATAGAACCCGAGACGTCGAAGGTTTACAAAAGCGAGGAGATTAACATTACTTCCTTGCATACCGATAAAATGTTATCTGATATGGACATAAAAATTACCGTTAGAATTGACGCAGATTCGCCAGACCCCACTATTAAGCCTAAACTAGAACCGACAACTATTCTAAGTGTCATGGATACTCCTAGTAGTATACTGAACACCAATAGTCCAAAACAGTGGAAAACGGATGCTCTGCTCGATTCGGTTGTAAACGAGGAAAGCATGATACAATGCAATTCAGTTCCTCACAGGACAGTTAGTTTCCCTTCAAACGCTGATACCCTCGATAAATTGCTAGGGCAGGTCCAACCTGGTATCCCCAATTTGAACGATAATAAAGAGCAAGGCTTCAAAATGCCTTTGGGCCCAAACACACAAAACGATATGTTGGGCAATGAAGACGTGGATGCGAAATCGATAACCGATGAAGCTATGCATACTCCTTTAGTGCTTACTGACTACAACGATGTAGACTTGCTTGACTTCCATATGCAGATCGACGATACCAGTGATACCTATACAATACCCAAGTCGATGGACAGTACTTTCCCCAGCATGGACACGAAGGACCCAGACGACAGTAGCGCGAATATTAATAAGATGAACTATGAATCGGAGATGATTACAGGAAGCAACAACTCAATATACGACCGGGATGATGATAAATCCAATGCTTTCAATGATTTTGACGGTCTACACTTTGTCAACAGCGGGTCCTACAATGAGCTCTTCAAACTACATCATGCTGGTATGAATGTAGCACAAAGCCCAGCAGTAAATCCGAATATGCCCGACTCCTATCTAAAACTCAACCATACAAATGATATTAACGATAATTTCACAGCTATCCCTGCCAACTCTGCTCTGAATTGCTCTTTTGCTCAGAAGCATTTAGATCTTTCATCGAGCTCGAATGCATCTAGCGTTAAGCGGTGCTGGATGCCAAATAATGCTTTCTACGATGTCAACAAGCTTAAGATGATTGCCTTAGAAAACCAGCAGCATTGTGTGCAATCCAATCCCAACCACAGTGAAATTATGAACATAGCTGAAATGAAACATAGTGATGATAGGTTTAGTTTTGAAGGTCAAAGTAAGGACACATTGTTAAATAGTACATGCAATAGTAGCACACACACGGGGCACATCAGCCCGATGGATTTTGATAGTCTGTTGTCGAATATAAATTCACCTTTATCTTCGCAAAATTGTGATCGTGGCGTACTTGATGAGAATCAGGACAAAACATTGTATGATTTGCAACAAAATAACTTACTTGACTACTTCACTGATGATTACGGTATGCATAATGCAATTCTTTAA
- the LOC5568999 gene encoding MKL/myocardin-like protein 2 isoform X2: MDSFNAATNDTEANIGHTSMDQINQGFTMNSTNPSRVSPPKSTIDSTPLQPAMDKNKESLKVKLLVRRSLNQLVEQGIMPSPKTSPAIYEQQRQLERAKTGDMLKAKIKQRPDRMELERRHILEHQEGNIDPSLAEKKRMLEKALLVDHLNSKISHRPGPLELIEKNILHAEEPIERIVKEGLVNYTSTDEAVSPAQTLRSPESMICIEDDSLSSEGETQNLQRVTPINVLLLTQPQSTTVSADPLIGTFSVGVGTPKVLETASSKDSTIFARPETCVKKEGTEPITFNIVECNKKSYPSSSVASAKSDLKEKSKKKNKNKVISKTRSIKFHEYKGPPNAQKHSSSAHNSGETNYQLIMKQQYLLEYLEEICKHPPATSGSSSMSFSVTSREKDASIAAQGGDAQKLPPDPATGTLNKLKVFQLKRYCKKYNLPVSGSKSSLIERLKPFLHLMEQTSDFEGKTETDISTNSNASTDSKPAEAIDEQVLKEQQKRIAELQMLLKKSQDELEHMKMIQLRTPQDFNTQPGSSGNLEQKIEPETSKVYKSEEINITSLHTDKMLSDMDIKITVRIDADSPDPTIKPKLEPTTILSVMDTPSSILNTNSPKQWKTDALLDSVVNEESMIQCNSVPHRTVSFPSNADTLDKLLGQVQPGIPNLNDNKEQGFKMPLGPNTQNDMLGNEDVDAKSITDEAMHTPLVLTDYNDVDLLDFHMQIDDTSDTYTIPKSMDSTFPSMDTKDPDDSSANINKMNYESEMITGSNNSIYDRDDDKSNAFNDFDGLHFVNSGSYNELFKLHHAGMNVAQSPAVNPNMPDSYLKLNHTNDINDNFTAIPANSALNCSFAQKHLDLSSSSNASSVKRCWMPNNAFYDVNKLKMIALENQQHCVQSNPNHSEIMNIAEMKHSDDRFSFEGQSKDTLLNSTCNSSTHTGHISPMDFDSLLSNINSPLSSQNCDRGVLDENQDKTLYDLQQNNLLDYFTDDYGMHNAIL, from the exons ACACTGAAGCGAACATAGGGCATACAAGTATGGACCAGATAAATCAGGGATTCACAATGAACAGTACGAATCCATCACGAGTTTCTCCTCCAAAATCTACGATAGACTCTACTCCGCTTCAGCCAGCAATGGACAAGAACAAGGAGT CCCTGAAAGTAAAACTGTTGGTTCGAAGATCTTTGAATCAGTTAGTGGAGCAAGGAATAATGCCAT CCCCGAAGACATCTCCCGCCATTTATGAGCAACAGCGACAACTTGAACGCGCCAAAACTGGAGACATGCTCAAGGCCAAGATCAAGCAAAGGCCTGACAGGATGGAACTGGAACGAAGGCATATTTTAGAGCATCAGGAAGGCAACATCGATCCCAGCCTTGCAGAGAAAAAGCGAATGTTGGAGAAAGCTCTCTTAGTGGATCATCTCAATTCCAAGATATCACATCGGCCTGGTCCACTCGAACTCatcgagaaaaatattttacacGCAGAAGAACCCATAGAAAGGATAGTCAAGGAAGGCTTAGTCAACTACACCTCTACCGATGAAGCAGTTTCACCAGCACAAACCCTACGAAGTCCGGAAAGTATGATATGCATTGAAGACGATTCATTGAGCTCGGAAGGTGAAACACAAAATTTGCAACGTGTCACACCAATCAATGTTCTGTTACTCACGCAACCACAAAGTACAACAGTTTCTGCCGATCCACTTATTGGTACATTCTCGGTTGGTGTCGGAACACCAAAGGTCTTGGAAACTGCAAGTTCTAAAGACAGCACCATCTTTGCGCGACCTGAAACCTGTGTCAAAAAGGAAGGTACTGAACCGATTACCTTCAATATAGTTGAATGCAATAAAAAATCCTATCCCAGCAGTAGTGTGGCATCGGCAAAAAGTGACTTAAAAGAGAAAAGCAAAAAGAAGAACAAAAATAAGGTAATATCCAAGACCAGGTCAATCAAGTTTCATGAATACAAAGGTCCTCCTAATGCTCAAAAACACAGTTCTTCGGCGCATAACAGCGGTGAAACCAATTATCAGCTGATAATGAAACAACAGTATCTACTAGAGTACTTGGAAGAAATTTGCAAGCATCCTCCAGCAACTTCGGGCAGCTCAAGTATGTCCTTTTCAGTAACATCGAGGGAAAAAGATGCTAGTATTGCGGCACAGGGAGGCGATGCTCAGAAACTGCCACCGGATCCAGCGACAGGAACTTTGAATAAGCTTAAAGTTTTCCAGCTGAAGAGGTATTGCAAGAAATATAATCTTCCGGTATCGGGTTCAAAATCAAGCCTTATCGAAAGATTGAAACCTTTCTTGCACTTGATGGAACAGACATCTGATTTTGAAGGCAAGACTGAGACAGATATATCGACGAATAGCAATGCTTCCACTGATTCGAAACCAGCGGAAGCTATCGATGAGCAAGTGCTTAAGGAACAGCAAAAACGAATTGCTGAACTGCAGATGCTTTTGAAGAAAAGTCAAGACGAGCTGGAACACATGAAGATGATACAATTACGTACGCCTCAAGATTTTAACACCCAACCAGGAAGCTCGGGCAATCTTGAGCAAAAAATAGAACCCGAGACGTCGAAGGTTTACAAAAGCGAGGAGATTAACATTACTTCCTTGCATACCGATAAAATGTTATCTGATATGGACATAAAAATTACCGTTAGAATTGACGCAGATTCGCCAGACCCCACTATTAAGCCTAAACTAGAACCGACAACTATTCTAAGTGTCATGGATACTCCTAGTAGTATACTGAACACCAATAGTCCAAAACAGTGGAAAACGGATGCTCTGCTCGATTCGGTTGTAAACGAGGAAAGCATGATACAATGCAATTCAGTTCCTCACAGGACAGTTAGTTTCCCTTCAAACGCTGATACCCTCGATAAATTGCTAGGGCAGGTCCAACCTGGTATCCCCAATTTGAACGATAATAAAGAGCAAGGCTTCAAAATGCCTTTGGGCCCAAACACACAAAACGATATGTTGGGCAATGAAGACGTGGATGCGAAATCGATAACCGATGAAGCTATGCATACTCCTTTAGTGCTTACTGACTACAACGATGTAGACTTGCTTGACTTCCATATGCAGATCGACGATACCAGTGATACCTATACAATACCCAAGTCGATGGACAGTACTTTCCCCAGCATGGACACGAAGGACCCAGACGACAGTAGCGCGAATATTAATAAGATGAACTATGAATCGGAGATGATTACAGGAAGCAACAACTCAATATACGACCGGGATGATGATAAATCCAATGCTTTCAATGATTTTGACGGTCTACACTTTGTCAACAGCGGGTCCTACAATGAGCTCTTCAAACTACATCATGCTGGTATGAATGTAGCACAAAGCCCAGCAGTAAATCCGAATATGCCCGACTCCTATCTAAAACTCAACCATACAAATGATATTAACGATAATTTCACAGCTATCCCTGCCAACTCTGCTCTGAATTGCTCTTTTGCTCAGAAGCATTTAGATCTTTCATCGAGCTCGAATGCATCTAGCGTTAAGCGGTGCTGGATGCCAAATAATGCTTTCTACGATGTCAACAAGCTTAAGATGATTGCCTTAGAAAACCAGCAGCATTGTGTGCAATCCAATCCCAACCACAGTGAAATTATGAACATAGCTGAAATGAAACATAGTGATGATAGGTTTAGTTTTGAAGGTCAAAGTAAGGACACATTGTTAAATAGTACATGCAATAGTAGCACACACACGGGGCACATCAGCCCGATGGATTTTGATAGTCTGTTGTCGAATATAAATTCACCTTTATCTTCGCAAAATTGTGATCGTGGCGTACTTGATGAGAATCAGGACAAAACATTGTATGATTTGCAACAAAATAACTTACTTGACTACTTCACTGATGATTACGGTATGCATAATGCAATTCTTTAA
- the LOC5568999 gene encoding MKL/myocardin-like protein 2 isoform X3 → MDQINQGFTMNSTNPSRVSPPKSTIDSTPLQPAMDKNKESLKVKLLVRRSLNQLVEQGIMPSPKTSPAIYEQQRQLERAKTGDMLKAKIKQRPDRMELERRHILEHQEGNIDPSLAEKKRMLEKALLVDHLNSKISHRPGPLELIEKNILHAEEPIERIVKEGLVNYTSTDEAVSPAQTLRSPESMICIEDDSLSSEGETQNLQRVTPINVLLLTQPQSTTVSADPLIGTFSVGVGTPKVLETASSKDSTIFARPETCVKKEGTEPITFNIVECNKKSYPSSSVASAKSDLKEKSKKKNKNKVISKTRSIKFHEYKGPPNAQKHSSSAHNSGETNYQLIMKQQYLLEYLEEICKHPPATSGSSSMSFSVTSREKDASIAAQGGDAQKLPPDPATGTLNKLKVFQLKRYCKKYNLPVSGSKSSLIERLKPFLHLMEQTSDFEGKTETDISTNSNASTDSKPAEAIDEQVLKEQQKRIAELQMLLKKSQDELEHMKMIQLRTPQDFNTQPGSSGNLEQKIEPETSKVYKSEEINITSLHTDKMLSDMDIKITVRIDADSPDPTIKPKLEPTTILSVMDTPSSILNTNSPKQWKTDALLDSVVNEESMIQCNSVPHRTVSFPSNADTLDKLLGQVQPGIPNLNDNKEQGFKMPLGPNTQNDMLGNEDVDAKSITDEAMHTPLVLTDYNDVDLLDFHMQIDDTSDTYTIPKSMDSTFPSMDTKDPDDSSANINKMNYESEMITGSNNSIYDRDDDKSNAFNDFDGLHFVNSGSYNELFKLHHAGMNVAQSPAVNPNMPDSYLKLNHTNDINDNFTAIPANSALNCSFAQKHLDLSSSSNASSVKRCWMPNNAFYDVNKLKMIALENQQHCVQSNPNHSEIMNIAEMKHSDDRFSFEGQSKDTLLNSTCNSSTHTGHISPMDFDSLLSNINSPLSSQNCDRGVLDENQDKTLYDLQQNNLLDYFTDDYGMHNAIL, encoded by the exons ATGGACCAGATAAATCAGGGATTCACAATGAACAGTACGAATCCATCACGAGTTTCTCCTCCAAAATCTACGATAGACTCTACTCCGCTTCAGCCAGCAATGGACAAGAACAAGGAGT CCCTGAAAGTAAAACTGTTGGTTCGAAGATCTTTGAATCAGTTAGTGGAGCAAGGAATAATGCCAT CCCCGAAGACATCTCCCGCCATTTATGAGCAACAGCGACAACTTGAACGCGCCAAAACTGGAGACATGCTCAAGGCCAAGATCAAGCAAAGGCCTGACAGGATGGAACTGGAACGAAGGCATATTTTAGAGCATCAGGAAGGCAACATCGATCCCAGCCTTGCAGAGAAAAAGCGAATGTTGGAGAAAGCTCTCTTAGTGGATCATCTCAATTCCAAGATATCACATCGGCCTGGTCCACTCGAACTCatcgagaaaaatattttacacGCAGAAGAACCCATAGAAAGGATAGTCAAGGAAGGCTTAGTCAACTACACCTCTACCGATGAAGCAGTTTCACCAGCACAAACCCTACGAAGTCCGGAAAGTATGATATGCATTGAAGACGATTCATTGAGCTCGGAAGGTGAAACACAAAATTTGCAACGTGTCACACCAATCAATGTTCTGTTACTCACGCAACCACAAAGTACAACAGTTTCTGCCGATCCACTTATTGGTACATTCTCGGTTGGTGTCGGAACACCAAAGGTCTTGGAAACTGCAAGTTCTAAAGACAGCACCATCTTTGCGCGACCTGAAACCTGTGTCAAAAAGGAAGGTACTGAACCGATTACCTTCAATATAGTTGAATGCAATAAAAAATCCTATCCCAGCAGTAGTGTGGCATCGGCAAAAAGTGACTTAAAAGAGAAAAGCAAAAAGAAGAACAAAAATAAGGTAATATCCAAGACCAGGTCAATCAAGTTTCATGAATACAAAGGTCCTCCTAATGCTCAAAAACACAGTTCTTCGGCGCATAACAGCGGTGAAACCAATTATCAGCTGATAATGAAACAACAGTATCTACTAGAGTACTTGGAAGAAATTTGCAAGCATCCTCCAGCAACTTCGGGCAGCTCAAGTATGTCCTTTTCAGTAACATCGAGGGAAAAAGATGCTAGTATTGCGGCACAGGGAGGCGATGCTCAGAAACTGCCACCGGATCCAGCGACAGGAACTTTGAATAAGCTTAAAGTTTTCCAGCTGAAGAGGTATTGCAAGAAATATAATCTTCCGGTATCGGGTTCAAAATCAAGCCTTATCGAAAGATTGAAACCTTTCTTGCACTTGATGGAACAGACATCTGATTTTGAAGGCAAGACTGAGACAGATATATCGACGAATAGCAATGCTTCCACTGATTCGAAACCAGCGGAAGCTATCGATGAGCAAGTGCTTAAGGAACAGCAAAAACGAATTGCTGAACTGCAGATGCTTTTGAAGAAAAGTCAAGACGAGCTGGAACACATGAAGATGATACAATTACGTACGCCTCAAGATTTTAACACCCAACCAGGAAGCTCGGGCAATCTTGAGCAAAAAATAGAACCCGAGACGTCGAAGGTTTACAAAAGCGAGGAGATTAACATTACTTCCTTGCATACCGATAAAATGTTATCTGATATGGACATAAAAATTACCGTTAGAATTGACGCAGATTCGCCAGACCCCACTATTAAGCCTAAACTAGAACCGACAACTATTCTAAGTGTCATGGATACTCCTAGTAGTATACTGAACACCAATAGTCCAAAACAGTGGAAAACGGATGCTCTGCTCGATTCGGTTGTAAACGAGGAAAGCATGATACAATGCAATTCAGTTCCTCACAGGACAGTTAGTTTCCCTTCAAACGCTGATACCCTCGATAAATTGCTAGGGCAGGTCCAACCTGGTATCCCCAATTTGAACGATAATAAAGAGCAAGGCTTCAAAATGCCTTTGGGCCCAAACACACAAAACGATATGTTGGGCAATGAAGACGTGGATGCGAAATCGATAACCGATGAAGCTATGCATACTCCTTTAGTGCTTACTGACTACAACGATGTAGACTTGCTTGACTTCCATATGCAGATCGACGATACCAGTGATACCTATACAATACCCAAGTCGATGGACAGTACTTTCCCCAGCATGGACACGAAGGACCCAGACGACAGTAGCGCGAATATTAATAAGATGAACTATGAATCGGAGATGATTACAGGAAGCAACAACTCAATATACGACCGGGATGATGATAAATCCAATGCTTTCAATGATTTTGACGGTCTACACTTTGTCAACAGCGGGTCCTACAATGAGCTCTTCAAACTACATCATGCTGGTATGAATGTAGCACAAAGCCCAGCAGTAAATCCGAATATGCCCGACTCCTATCTAAAACTCAACCATACAAATGATATTAACGATAATTTCACAGCTATCCCTGCCAACTCTGCTCTGAATTGCTCTTTTGCTCAGAAGCATTTAGATCTTTCATCGAGCTCGAATGCATCTAGCGTTAAGCGGTGCTGGATGCCAAATAATGCTTTCTACGATGTCAACAAGCTTAAGATGATTGCCTTAGAAAACCAGCAGCATTGTGTGCAATCCAATCCCAACCACAGTGAAATTATGAACATAGCTGAAATGAAACATAGTGATGATAGGTTTAGTTTTGAAGGTCAAAGTAAGGACACATTGTTAAATAGTACATGCAATAGTAGCACACACACGGGGCACATCAGCCCGATGGATTTTGATAGTCTGTTGTCGAATATAAATTCACCTTTATCTTCGCAAAATTGTGATCGTGGCGTACTTGATGAGAATCAGGACAAAACATTGTATGATTTGCAACAAAATAACTTACTTGACTACTTCACTGATGATTACGGTATGCATAATGCAATTCTTTAA